In one window of Hevea brasiliensis isolate MT/VB/25A 57/8 chromosome 10, ASM3005281v1, whole genome shotgun sequence DNA:
- the LOC110653958 gene encoding uncharacterized protein LOC110653958, with product MLKRFKLIRRALEAMVMSDQWAQYREDDQGKARFVRDKVVDEDWWEKVDYIIAFTGPIYDMIRVCDTDKPCLHLVYELWDSMIEKVKQVIFDHEGKQADGFSPFYYVVHRILVDRWAKNNTPLHCLAHSLNPRFYSEKWLQEGEGRVPPHMDGEVSTERIKCFRRIFSNEDERIRANDEFANFSLKSGPFADPDSIGSMYVTDPRKWWACFGSNAPLLQRLAFKVLGQPTSSSCCERN from the exons ATGCTTAAAAGATTTAAACTTATTAGACGTGCTTTAGAAGCAATGGTTATGAGTGATCAATGGGCACAATACCGAGAAGATGACCAAGGTAAAGCTAGATTTGTTCGTGATAAAGTGGTAGATGAGGATTGGTGGGAAAAGGTTGATTACATCATTGCTTTTACTGGGCCCATTTATGACATGATCAGAGTTTGTGACACAGACAAACCATGCCTTCatttggtttatgagttgtgggaTTCTATGATTGAAAAGGTGAAGCAAGTTATTTTTGATCATGAAGGAAAGCAAGCAGATGGGTTTTCTCCTTTTTATTATGTGGTTCATCGAATTCTTGTTGATCGTTGGGCAAAGAACAACACTCCCCTtcattgtttagcccattcattaaatccaag atTTTATAGTGAAAAATGGCTTCAAGAGGGAGAAGGTAGAGTGCCTCCTCATATGGATGGAGAAGTATCAACTGAGAGAATTAAATGCTTCAGGAGGATTTTTTCTAATGAAGATGAGCGAATTAGAGCAAATgatgaatttgcaaatttttctttgaaaagtgGACCTTTTGCTGATCCTGATTCTATTGGAAGTATGTATGTTACAGATCCTAGGAAATGGTGGGCATGTTTTGGTTCTaatgcacctttacttcaaaggTTGGCTTTTAAAGTGCTTGGACAACCTACTTCCTCCTCTTGTTGTGAAAGAAATTAG